A genome region from Panacibacter microcysteis includes the following:
- a CDS encoding cupin domain-containing protein: MKRNKFIASILTVMSAPIFAISQLPTKLLRQKRGFKIPAGEGRIHGHIKLKGVNSNILDVKISGSDTDGDLAIFEQTSLSQGKGTPLHIHNAQDEIFYVIEGSYKFQVGDDKFDLTTGDSIFLPRQVAHAWTQVSEKGKMTVIMQPAGKLENFFVTMAALDHEPSKEEISKIFADNDMQVVGPPLKID; the protein is encoded by the coding sequence ATGAAAAGAAATAAATTTATTGCATCTATTCTGACTGTAATGTCAGCTCCAATTTTTGCAATCTCACAATTGCCAACCAAATTGCTAAGACAAAAAAGAGGATTTAAAATACCAGCAGGAGAAGGGCGAATTCACGGACACATTAAATTGAAAGGTGTAAACTCCAATATCCTTGATGTGAAAATTTCAGGAAGTGACACGGATGGCGACTTGGCAATTTTTGAGCAGACTTCTTTGTCGCAGGGCAAGGGAACACCTTTACATATTCACAATGCACAGGACGAAATATTTTATGTGATAGAAGGCTCATATAAGTTTCAAGTAGGTGACGACAAATTTGATTTGACAACTGGTGACAGTATATTTTTACCACGACAAGTTGCTCATGCTTGGACTCAAGTATCTGAAAAAGGAAAAATGACGGTAATAATGCAACCTGCAGGCAAATTGGAGAATTTCTTTGTTACAATGGCTGCTTTAGACCATGAGCCAAGTAAGGAAGAAATATCAAAGATTTTTGCAGACAATGATATGCAAGTAGTTGGACCACCTTTAAAAATTGATTGA
- a CDS encoding carboxymuconolactone decarboxylase family protein, which yields MTTTEKRTFTVPSKAAVSENNQAIFNTLQKSLGFVPNLYAYFAKNETALGDYLALQNRKSSLRAKEREVINLVTSQINGCRYCQSAHTVIGKMTGFTDEQILEIRKGSASFDSKLDALAKFTAAVVENRGRASEESKAMFFEAGYTEAHMIDVVIVIGDKIISNYLHNLTGFEIDFPLADNI from the coding sequence ATGACCACTACAGAAAAAAGGACATTTACCGTTCCTTCAAAAGCAGCAGTTTCTGAAAACAACCAGGCAATCTTTAATACACTTCAGAAAAGCCTTGGTTTTGTACCAAACCTTTATGCATATTTTGCAAAAAACGAGACCGCACTGGGCGACTACCTGGCTTTGCAAAACCGCAAAAGTTCATTACGGGCGAAAGAAAGGGAAGTAATCAACCTTGTAACAAGCCAAATAAATGGTTGCCGGTATTGCCAGTCTGCACATACTGTTATTGGCAAAATGACTGGTTTTACAGATGAACAAATTCTTGAGATAAGAAAAGGCTCTGCATCTTTTGACAGCAAGCTGGATGCGCTGGCAAAATTTACCGCTGCGGTGGTAGAAAACCGAGGCAGGGCCAGTGAGGAAAGCAAGGCAATGTTTTTTGAAGCGGGTTATACAGAAGCCCATATGATCGATGTTGTAATTGTAATTGGTGATAAAATCATCAGCAACTACCTGCATAATCTTACAGGCTTTGAAATTGATTTTCCGCTGGCTGATAATATCTGA
- a CDS encoding acetyl-CoA carboxylase carboxyltransferase subunit alpha, giving the protein MPQYPNRQFLDFEQPIKELYEHIEENKKLAEKNSKIDYKGIIQQLEDSIVDKRKEITERLTPWQRVQLSRHPDRPYTLKYIEKMTTNFVELHGDRNVKDDKAMVGGFAELDGQTVMIIGQQKGINTKTRQLRNFGMANPEGYRKALRLMKLAEKFNKPVITLIDTPGAYPGLEAEERGQGEAIARNIYEMVRLKVPIICVIIGEGASGGALGIGVGDKVLMMENTWYTVISPESCSSILWRSWDKKEIAAEQLRLTAKDMHSFGLVDDIVPEPVGGAHWDYAEAAQILKGYISKALSEVKDMPAESRMDYRIEKFGKMGFWDELPVTDAAE; this is encoded by the coding sequence ATGCCGCAATACCCCAATAGACAATTCCTGGATTTTGAACAGCCCATCAAGGAGCTGTATGAACATATTGAGGAAAACAAAAAACTTGCTGAAAAAAATTCCAAAATAGATTATAAAGGAATCATTCAGCAACTGGAAGATTCTATAGTAGATAAACGCAAAGAAATTACCGAGCGCCTTACACCATGGCAGCGCGTACAGCTCAGCCGCCACCCGGACCGCCCATACACACTCAAGTATATAGAGAAAATGACCACCAATTTCGTTGAGTTACATGGCGACCGCAATGTAAAAGACGATAAAGCAATGGTGGGCGGCTTTGCAGAGCTCGATGGGCAAACCGTCATGATCATCGGCCAGCAAAAAGGGATCAACACCAAAACAAGGCAGCTTCGCAATTTCGGTATGGCCAATCCCGAAGGTTACCGCAAAGCACTCCGGTTAATGAAGCTTGCCGAAAAGTTCAACAAACCTGTCATCACTTTAATAGATACACCCGGCGCTTATCCCGGTCTCGAGGCCGAAGAGCGTGGCCAGGGCGAGGCTATTGCCCGTAACATTTACGAAATGGTGCGCCTCAAAGTGCCTATTATATGTGTCATCATTGGCGAAGGTGCCAGCGGTGGTGCATTGGGCATTGGTGTGGGAGATAAGGTGCTGATGATGGAAAATACCTGGTACACCGTTATTTCCCCGGAGAGCTGCAGCTCCATTCTCTGGCGTAGCTGGGACAAAAAAGAAATAGCGGCAGAGCAGTTGCGCCTTACCGCAAAAGACATGCACAGTTTTGGCCTGGTAGACGATATCGTGCCCGAACCGGTTGGCGGCGCACATTGGGATTATGCAGAAGCTGCACAAATACTAAAGGGTTACATCAGCAAAGCACTTAGCGAAGTAAAAGATATGCCCGCAGAAAGCCGTATGGATTACCGCATAGAGAAGTTTGGCAAAATGGGCTTTTGGGATGAGTTGCCCGTTACAGATGCGGCGGAGTAA
- the dapA gene encoding 4-hydroxy-tetrahydrodipicolinate synthase — protein sequence MSSFLSQLQGTGVALVTPFSAQGFIDFAALANIIEHVISGGAEYVVTLGTTGETPTLDKFEKTDVVKFTFEKVNGRVPVVVGIGGNNTKDLLKDLQNYPLENATAILSASPYYSKPSQEGLYQHYKALAEASPKPILLYNVPGRTGRNLTAETTIRLAKEVSNIAGIKEASGDMGQCIQILRHAPKDFLVVSGDDALALPQIACGMKGVISVAANAYPRAFSDMVRFCLDNDFAKAKTINDTLVDAYNLMFEENNPAGVKAFMTEMGLLKNNLRLPLVPLSDGVYNKIKAFLATR from the coding sequence ATGTCATCTTTTCTCAGTCAGTTACAAGGTACAGGCGTAGCATTGGTTACGCCATTCTCAGCGCAGGGTTTTATAGATTTTGCTGCACTGGCCAATATTATTGAGCACGTCATAAGCGGCGGCGCAGAATACGTGGTTACACTTGGCACCACCGGCGAAACACCTACACTTGATAAGTTTGAGAAAACAGATGTTGTAAAATTTACGTTTGAAAAAGTAAATGGCCGCGTGCCCGTTGTAGTAGGCATTGGTGGCAACAATACAAAAGACCTGCTGAAAGACCTGCAGAATTACCCGCTGGAAAATGCCACTGCCATACTCAGTGCTTCTCCTTATTACAGTAAACCATCGCAGGAAGGTTTGTACCAGCACTACAAAGCGCTGGCAGAAGCATCGCCCAAACCGATCCTGTTATACAATGTACCGGGCAGAACAGGCCGCAACCTTACAGCAGAAACCACCATACGTCTTGCAAAAGAAGTAAGCAATATTGCAGGTATTAAAGAAGCCAGTGGCGATATGGGCCAGTGTATACAGATACTGCGCCATGCACCAAAAGATTTTCTTGTTGTAAGTGGCGATGATGCACTTGCGCTGCCACAAATAGCCTGCGGCATGAAAGGTGTTATAAGTGTTGCAGCAAACGCTTATCCCAGGGCGTTTTCAGACATGGTGCGTTTTTGCCTCGATAACGATTTTGCCAAAGCAAAAACCATCAACGATACACTGGTAGATGCTTACAACCTCATGTTTGAAGAAAACAATCCTGCCGGTGTAAAAGCATTTATGACAGAAATGGGCTTGTTGAAAAACAACCTGCGTCTCCCGCTCGTACCATTGAGTGATGGTGTTTACAATAAGATAAAAGCTTTCCTCGCTACAAGATAG
- a CDS encoding Crp/Fnr family transcriptional regulator, translated as MAGNVQITAYINRWVSLNNEEAATFAAAFKEVKIKKRQFIVQPDFIVRNRNFVLKGAFRAYVVDDKGQDSTIAFAIEDWWITDYNSYILQKPATMFVVALEDSIILELPYEKEQALKQTNHKFETFFRIRAERTAAFMQQRIISNLTQSAEERYENFMQQYPLIVQRVPQYALASYLGMTTEFLSRIRNKRTAKKS; from the coding sequence ATGGCAGGTAACGTACAAATTACAGCATACATTAACCGTTGGGTTTCTTTAAATAATGAAGAGGCCGCAACTTTTGCTGCAGCTTTCAAAGAGGTCAAAATCAAAAAAAGACAGTTTATTGTACAACCAGATTTCATTGTACGAAACAGGAATTTTGTACTCAAAGGTGCTTTCAGGGCTTATGTTGTAGACGACAAAGGCCAGGATAGCACCATCGCCTTTGCCATTGAAGACTGGTGGATTACAGACTATAACAGCTATATTTTACAAAAGCCTGCCACCATGTTTGTTGTAGCACTTGAAGACAGCATTATTCTTGAATTGCCCTATGAAAAAGAACAGGCATTGAAGCAAACCAACCATAAATTTGAAACCTTCTTCAGGATAAGGGCAGAGCGAACAGCTGCCTTTATGCAGCAACGGATCATTTCCAATCTTACACAAAGCGCGGAGGAACGCTACGAAAATTTCATGCAGCAATACCCGCTTATTGTGCAGCGGGTACCGCAATATGCGCTGGCCTCTTACCTTGGTATGACGACAGAATTTTTGTCCAGAATAAGGAACAAACGTACTGCTAAAAAAAGTTGA
- a CDS encoding alpha/beta hydrolase-fold protein has product MKQFLFLAGLLFCTVHSSAQFTVRIIVNDVATKKQDDIYVAGDFNNWNPHDDAAKMKLFGATRRIYVLKDVAPGTINFKFTRGTWDKVESSAKGEDIENHSVTVTADTSLTFFVAGWKDDFPDKPKPNTASAQVQVLDTAYYMPQLNRTRRIWIYLPKNYNLQKSKSFPVLYMHDGQNLFNERTAFNGEWGVDECLDTLQQKINKDCIVVGIDNGGDKRMTEYNPYDDKKYGKGEGNEYLDFIVQTLKPFIDGRFRTQKDKAHTFIAGSSMGGLISLYAIIKYPEVFGKAGVFSPSLWIAPQLYTALQQATWNEPHTVFFYAGKKEGDDMIPDLENYEELLKSTKAFKITTLIFPLGQHKEEYWRKAFDPFYRVLMQ; this is encoded by the coding sequence ATGAAGCAGTTTCTCTTTTTAGCCGGTTTACTTTTTTGTACGGTGCATAGTAGCGCCCAGTTTACGGTACGCATTATTGTAAACGATGTTGCCACCAAAAAGCAGGATGATATTTACGTGGCCGGCGATTTCAACAACTGGAACCCGCATGATGATGCTGCTAAAATGAAACTGTTTGGTGCTACCCGCAGAATTTATGTTTTGAAAGATGTGGCACCGGGTACCATTAATTTTAAGTTTACGCGTGGCACATGGGATAAGGTAGAAAGTAGTGCCAAAGGCGAAGACATCGAAAATCATTCGGTTACTGTAACCGCAGATACATCGCTTACATTTTTTGTGGCCGGCTGGAAAGATGATTTTCCGGATAAGCCAAAACCAAACACTGCTTCGGCACAGGTGCAGGTGTTGGATACTGCATATTATATGCCGCAGCTTAACCGCACGAGGCGTATATGGATATACCTGCCCAAAAATTATAACCTGCAGAAAAGTAAATCGTTTCCCGTATTGTATATGCATGACGGGCAAAATCTTTTTAATGAGCGCACCGCTTTTAACGGCGAGTGGGGCGTGGATGAATGCCTTGATACACTGCAACAAAAAATCAATAAGGATTGTATTGTTGTGGGCATAGACAATGGCGGTGATAAACGTATGACTGAATACAACCCCTACGATGATAAAAAATATGGAAAAGGTGAAGGAAACGAATACCTCGATTTTATTGTGCAAACGCTGAAACCTTTTATTGACGGTCGTTTCAGAACACAAAAAGATAAGGCGCATACTTTTATTGCCGGCAGCAGTATGGGTGGGCTTATCTCATTATATGCCATAATAAAATACCCCGAAGTGTTTGGAAAGGCAGGTGTTTTTTCTCCCTCGTTATGGATTGCACCACAACTATACACAGCGCTGCAACAAGCCACCTGGAACGAGCCGCATACTGTTTTTTTCTATGCCGGCAAAAAGGAGGGAGACGATATGATCCCGGACCTGGAGAATTATGAGGAGTTATTAAAAAGCACAAAAGCTTTTAAAATA
- a CDS encoding bleomycin resistance protein, which yields MLTAINPKLPMSNKAATKDFYINKLGFQNVGSSEYDGYLMVEKDNIEIHFFEFKEIEAKENYSGVYIRTDNIDNLYQSLLDNDVSIHPNGPLETKPWGQREFALLDPDNNLLTFGQSV from the coding sequence ATGCTGACAGCCATCAATCCAAAGTTGCCAATGAGCAACAAAGCTGCTACAAAAGACTTTTACATCAACAAATTAGGATTTCAAAACGTAGGTAGTTCTGAATACGACGGTTATTTGATGGTCGAAAAAGACAATATAGAAATTCACTTTTTTGAATTCAAAGAAATTGAGGCTAAAGAAAATTATTCAGGAGTTTATATCAGAACAGACAACATTGACAACCTATATCAATCATTGTTGGACAATGATGTAAGCATACATCCTAACGGGCCTTTAGAGACCAAGCCGTGGGGACAAAGGGAATTTGCTTTGCTTGACCCTGACAATAATTTATTGACTTTTGGGCAGAGTGTATGA
- a CDS encoding UvrD-helicase domain-containing protein, producing the protein MKILLAGPGTGKTTKVKKIISEDFPEAEKINVISFTNATVNDLTNSFNENPKVSCSTLHSFALKLNHLPELHIIDNKVEFKILSALSNKIEIDFSTLCEFVKCITFDGMIASCVGFIKANPAYAEEKIGKLDLLLVDEFQDFNPNEQELVMLASKLSAETIILGDDDQSIYGFKDADPDGIISLYNNETVTKIDHENICYRCPDEVVDYCVKLLKRNKKRVDKAWNKSNKEGNIYFKQLLTQSQCDDYNLEIIKTIKAKEPDASILVLSPLGVVVETLKAKLTEEQIAINDCWNEDWDKELLAKIWWMNAIYGKNKLPYILFLLKHYGHFAKAKLITLLKTKFQAGFTEDQLIKDLLDLGYLPEQLATFITSQPSIAEFFDTQEEFDSLKEYIDEDEIAESISYLTSKVKVKKEFEKGQINFMSIHKSKGLQADYVLINGLVSGILPNESRGLDTIEAQRRLLFVGMTRALKELHMVSTVEWQGKDLMGNNADMQEFKFDKYKRKYNGKTSKFVEEIKV; encoded by the coding sequence ATGAAAATACTTCTTGCAGGACCTGGTACAGGTAAGACAACCAAAGTAAAAAAAATAATTTCCGAGGATTTTCCAGAAGCCGAAAAAATTAATGTAATCTCATTTACAAATGCAACTGTGAATGATTTAACTAACAGCTTCAATGAAAATCCTAAAGTCTCTTGTTCGACTTTGCACAGTTTTGCTTTAAAGCTTAATCACCTTCCTGAACTTCACATTATTGACAACAAGGTTGAATTTAAAATCTTGTCGGCTCTCTCTAATAAAATAGAAATTGATTTTTCAACTTTATGTGAGTTTGTAAAGTGTATCACATTTGACGGAATGATTGCTAGCTGTGTAGGGTTTATTAAAGCAAATCCAGCATATGCAGAAGAAAAAATTGGAAAGTTAGACTTGCTTCTCGTTGATGAATTTCAAGACTTCAACCCAAATGAACAGGAACTTGTAATGCTTGCATCCAAACTGTCAGCTGAAACAATAATTTTAGGCGATGATGACCAATCAATTTATGGATTTAAAGATGCTGACCCCGATGGCATTATTTCACTTTATAATAACGAGACGGTTACAAAAATTGACCACGAAAATATTTGCTACCGCTGTCCAGACGAAGTAGTTGACTATTGCGTAAAGCTTTTAAAAAGAAATAAAAAGAGAGTTGATAAAGCGTGGAATAAATCTAACAAAGAAGGAAATATTTACTTTAAACAACTTCTTACGCAATCTCAATGTGACGATTATAATCTTGAGATAATCAAAACAATTAAAGCTAAAGAGCCAGACGCAAGCATACTTGTTTTGAGTCCTTTGGGTGTTGTTGTAGAAACTTTAAAGGCAAAACTTACAGAAGAACAAATTGCAATAAATGATTGCTGGAACGAAGATTGGGATAAAGAGTTGTTGGCTAAGATTTGGTGGATGAATGCTATCTATGGTAAAAACAAATTACCCTACATATTATTTTTACTAAAACATTATGGACATTTTGCCAAAGCTAAATTGATTACTCTCTTAAAGACAAAGTTTCAAGCTGGATTTACAGAAGATCAGCTAATCAAAGATTTACTTGACTTGGGGTATTTACCTGAACAGTTAGCGACTTTTATAACATCACAACCTTCAATAGCAGAATTTTTTGACACTCAAGAAGAGTTTGACTCCTTGAAAGAATATATAGACGAGGATGAAATCGCAGAAAGTATATCTTACCTGACTAGTAAAGTCAAGGTTAAGAAAGAGTTTGAAAAAGGTCAGATAAATTTTATGTCAATTCATAAATCTAAAGGGCTTCAAGCCGACTATGTATTAATAAATGGTTTGGTTTCGGGTATTTTGCCAAACGAGTCAAGAGGCTTAGACACTATAGAAGCTCAAAGGAGGCTATTGTTTGTTGGAATGACAAGGGCATTGAAAGAATTGCATATGGTATCAACAGTTGAATGGCAGGGTAAGGATTTAATGGGGAACAATGCAGATATGCAGGAGTTTAAATTTGACAAGTATAAGAGAAAATACAACGGCAAGACTTCCAAATTCGTGGAAGAAATTAAAGTCTAA